Genomic segment of Harmonia axyridis chromosome 6, icHarAxyr1.1, whole genome shotgun sequence:
AAACCTTGAAATTTTAGTGAGGCTTCTAGACGACAAATCACACTCactgaaaacatattttttcttgaaattattcgtcAACCATCCTcttacttttcaataccttttctgtaggtGTATTCGTCTGTGCTCTGTGGGATTTATATTGTCCcggtgaaagaattttttttttgacatttgaggacgttttctcttaatttctgcactcaatGGATTCAATAACGTTATGTATCTGGTGTTTGTTGTCTAATAAGGGGATCTCAGAACCTCTTTGAGCAAGGAAAAAATGGATTatacattttcgggctcgatttttgtgaaaattattttggtTAAAACCGCAATTTCATAAAGGCAATTGTTTTCAAGACACATCTGGGACGTATGGCTTCAATATTCAGGCGTAGACGAGGACATAGTGGTGACTGTGAGAGGTAAGCATGAGAGTTCATCAAGTGACCGAATGCAGCATGTTTGAGTATTATCAAGAAGTGATGCGAGGAAGAAGGACTAAATTTCAATCCCTCAAAGACAACACTGACACCATTCACTAGAAGTAGTAATCTTAACCTCAGAATACTGGATCTGAATGACTAGAATCTGAACTTTTCCAGTGAATGAAAATATCTGAGTGTTACTCTGAATAGTAAGCTCAACTGGAGGAAATATATAGACAAAATTTCTTCCAGAGCCACAACAGCCATGTGGGTCTGCAAAAGAAGAAGTCACCACACGCAGCCGGCTGCAGAAATAGCCTGTATTGATGCCACGGGAGCTATACACACAACTCCCCCAGCAGCGCTTTGGGTTATATTCGATCTACCTCCCTTACACTTTcgtgtgaggaaatgtagcttgctggaagcaataagaatATTCCGCGATGGGAATCTCCGTCCGGGAAACTGGATTGTACATTTGGGGATTatgaatcaattagattcaaaccaATCAAACATCTTGGCAAAACCCTCGGATGTGGTGCCAAGTATCTTCGATTTCGAAGTACCCTTTGAAACTGTCCATCTTGATGACCATCTCAGTGCAATGTATTTCGTGAATCGCTTGGACAGAAATTCCTCCATATGATATACAGATAGATCTAAATCAGAGAAAGGCACACATATTGGGGTATATGGACCTAAAACGAGGATCTTTAggtccctgggaagtgagccctctatcttGCAAACCGAGACAATGGCTGTCTATACTTGCGtccaagagtgtctcaaaagaaacctcaaagagGAGCGTATTTATATCACTACGGACAGCCAGGCCACACGAAGATCCAcactgaatgaaatgaaaaagccgatgaacttgcaaaatgGCATCAAGGTGGACACCTGTTCGTCCTGAAAACAAATTCCAATATAAGAAAGTGGTTCAACAACAggagtgggacaatagaaaaactcTCTGGAGGAATACATCGGGTCCTGCTCAGGCAAGGAAATTCGAAAGTCGAAAACCGACTtataccagaaagctcttgaagtgACCAAGatctgagcttcgggtaatggtgggactgctggcAGGACACtatcggtgcaaataccttttgtcagcagatgagatcggCAGACTTGGTGGGAAGGAGGCAGAAGCAGACGAATGCATGGTGTGCAAATGCAGACTGGCTTAAAAATCACTCACATGGGAAAGCCAGTTCTaaatactcacgaagtaatagccaacgGTATATCGATATTGTCGGTTTCGTTAATAATATCGACAATTTCCCTGGATTTGtttgaataggtagggttaataACGAAAGATCAATTTGGTCTCAGTCTCCAGTAGACTAACAGAGCCATAACAACCCCGATAATAATAATCCATTGCTTTGCTAGCACAGtagtttttccataaaaaaaaagttttttttatatatactcGAAACTCGTTTTGATCCATTTTCTTAACAATATCAAGTATTGCGTCacttaaaattcaatatttcgatCCAGACTTAACTCTATTTAACACATTCATTCCTGGAAGAACAAAATTCTCTCCAAGCTCAGAAAATCATTTGACATAAATAACATGAAGCATATTTATATGTTACCATGTTTAAACGTATAATTGATACAGTTTTCCAAAGAGAAATAGTCTTCTTCTCTTTCAGCTATTTACCATCCACTCCTGAATGAAAGCCTCCTCCATAATCTTCCACTCTGGCCTGACTAGATCACAATTCacattttgtcatttttttcaactcattCAGTTTCATATGTATATTCGACTCAACTCAATTCGACAGAGATAactaattataaaagtttattgaGTCTACTCAATGTaggttattcaatataaatatcaaaaaaaattgacaactttgtgtccactctcttcacaataatatatctttatgatatatttttgtcttgaaatttCCTTTGGTTTGGTTATTAATTTTATCGTTTTTAGAATTGGAAGAGATAACTAAGTgtaacaaaatggcgaaggcgcatatttcagattaatttaaatatattttcaaggGGTTTTCAAACTTGTATAAGGCATGTCAAAAACATTTACGGGACTGTACTCTACAactttttgaagtttgaaaGGGATTGGATACATGGTGTAGTAACACATAAAGGACAAAAAAACAAACACATAATTAAAAACATGTTCTTGTCCAGAAGAGTATTGAGATGTCTTGGGTATTCACAAATAAAATTGCCAATTTTTGATTAGCTTTGACAATTTTGCAACTGTTTATTGTACGTTTCGTTAAGTTGATATATTTATCAGACAAAATGATGCACACTTCAAACCTCGCACTATCTTAATagtaaaaaattatttgaaattttagggTATGTATCTTGTTGGTTGTGGTGTCCAATCATCTGCATGGCAAATTAGACTACCAGCTGCAGAATACACAATACCTAACCACTATGGCATAACCAGTACAATAAGGATCATACTGGACATTCTGAAGATCTTAGAAGAAGAAATTGACATACCAAGAAGACTGAAACAGTACCAAGTAGATAATAAATCTTGTTCTGAAACAAATTTAGATTATTTACTCTAATTTTTCAGtattcttttgaaattcttCACAAATATATATATCTGCCCTTTTTGGAGAATTAGAAAaccagaatatcaataaaagtgtgaaaaattaataaatccaATTAGTACACTTTATTGTAACATAAATCTCACATATAAAATGTGTATTCTTGAAACTCATTGAAAGGTTAGATTACATCGCCTCAACTGTTTCAAGTTTACATACTGCTATTGTTTAGAAGTGAAATATGAAGTAACCAAATCCTTCTCAAAAACAAGAACAAGATCACTTTTCTACAACATATTCAATTAGTTCACAGATGCATATGGgtaagaaaaattaaattattttgatCTCATGCTTTGAATGTAGGTATCGATGGAATATATTCGACAATATCTTTTCCTCCTTCAGATATCCAAACAGTTCCTGATGGTTTCTCTTTAATTATCTTCATGACATTTTCTCCAACAATTTCAACCCTGaaacatattttgaatattatttaaaatttttacaataACCAACATTTGGTTCTTTCTATCACGGTAGAATAGCACGATAGATGGTACTCCAAGCATAGTatatccttatactatgctccAAGCTACAACATCCCAaaactgtctcaatttttgagTTTTATGCCTTTGTCTGAATTGACTGCgttttaaatttatatttattctaAAACTCAATGAGTAACGAACTAAATGTAAAACTTACGGCTGTATTTTGTGTAAATGGAATTGATCCTCGAATATTTGACCTATTTCATCATCTAGACAAACagacttcatttcaaatttcggtaaaataTTTGTTGTTGTTAAACCAGGAGCTACAGCTACAACCCTAACCTTAGTTCTGTTGTAATGAATTTCATCACCAAATGACATTGTTAGAGAAACAATTGCACTCTTTATGGCACTATAAACAGGCGCAACGGGATAAACTTGTGTACCTGCTATTGATGCAGTATTCAATATGACTCCTTCAGATCCCGTTTTATAACGAAGGATGTATTTCTGAATACCGAGGGTGATCCCATGAACAATTCCTTTCTAAAAGTAAATTAAAAATTGGCACTAGTATTCATAACTAAAAAGAGAAACTAAGAATGAAGCATTTGATAAAAATCTGTCGTATACAaagtgttcctgaattgaagttaCAAaccaaatgagagattctttggatactacagggtgcggcagaaccgattgacgagttttgacAGGCCTTTGCTCAGGATGTAGGGGGGGCAGGAAGGTGCGGAAGGGGTCTTTGTGTTCCTTGGAGCCAGTAGTTTTCAGTCAGTACCATGATTTGCACCGAAGTGCTTCGAAGCTTTACCGTTCGCACGTTTTACGAAAATAACCTCCCCTGCGGGCATATCGGCATTCCTGTCAACGTTTCTGTTCCCTCTGCAAACACAATCAAAACTTGGTCTCGTCAACTTGGGAAAACAACAAGTATACGACGAGGGCGAGAAAATGGATGACCGAGAACATCAAGAACACCAAAAAATGTGCAGGCTGTTCTAGTAGCAATGTTGGAAACCTTCCCAGAGACAGAATTGGAAGAATTGCCCTTTGAAACTCATCAATAGGTTCTGCCGCAGTCTGCatcaagaaaaaaagttctatagacATGGGCTGGCAAACTCTTtggatgtttcttgtagtcctattttttttttttgatgattgtACAAATCTTCGTGAATCATTGCTACAGATCAGGAAAATAAGCACCGAAACTAATAGTTAATGCATTCATGACAACTCACTCACTGGATTTCATGTTAGTTTAGATTTTCCCGGGAAATTCGAgagtatttattgaaatattttcctcgaaatcggtagcagatacgacagaattacaagaaaccaaaaagtttttttaattGGCCATTGGTAGTTAAAAAAATGTAACTAGATTACTATATTGAAGttcatttttccattttttacaCTATCAATGGCCAactaaaagaaaattcaatatcaccctgtagagttGCTATCAACATTGACATGTGAAGTACACTTTAAAAAAGAATAGCTATACCAAATTTCTGTCGAATATCTTATTAAGTGCAGATGCTATGAGAAGAAAACTTGAAAAacaatcaaacttcaacaaccTAACGGAAACAATTCAACATATTTATGGCACTTGTTTTCTTAGCCGGAGAATCTCTAATTTTAGTTTGTACCCCCAATTTAGGCTCACTCTGTACACTAAAGTCAATGATATAGAGAAAAATTTacacttattttttttaaaagatACCTATACCACACCACAACACAACATACTCACAAAATTGATATCAATTTCTTTCTCGTAATTACGATCATTGAGTATTCCAGCATTATtaacaagaatatcaataccgTTGAAAGTTTCTACAGTGGTGAAGAAAGcttctggaaaaaaatatacacacatcaaTGTTAATGTCATGAAAATTCATTACTAAAGTGCAAGCGATGGTTAAAACAGCACTCAATAAGTCTTGCTATTAACAAGTTAAAAAAATAGACGTCAATATCGACAATCATCATTAGAgtcaaatttcttttcctagaGTATTCTTCGAGGTTTGCTGAAAAAACACTGGGGGCCATAATTGGAAAATAAGatgggtggtcaagcagttaGATTTTCAATTCGTTAACCATGATTTGTGACAAGGGATACTGTCAAGACATGAAACTAGTGTTTATCCATTCTCCAAACAAGAACAAATGTAGCTTTAATATCTCGATATCTGTGTTCCTAAATTTCGACATGACATGAATATGTCATGTAAAAATTTTCTGGCACCGCCAGTgtcataccacttttttctctttAGTTCCTAATGGAACTAAAGAGAAAAAATTTAGTTCCTAATGGAACTAAGGAGAAAAAATTGGTATGGCACTGGCGGTGCCAGAAAACATCGATGCTGTGCATAACTTGACAATCGCTCATAACCAGGCTAGTACCAATTGGTGCAAAAAAATGCTCAAAAAATGTAATAGCGGTTGAATTGTTTTGCGCAGAAGAATCATCCTTATCATGGCAACGCCAGCACTGACACGTCAGCTCGAACAAGTGGATTTCTGAGTGGTCCAACTGCACAGTCCAGATTTAGCACCCATTGACTTCATCTTGTTAACTCCTGTAAAGAATAAACAGTTTGGCGAGAGTGTATCCTCTCCAGAAAAAGCAGTTAAATCCTTTAAGTGGAGTGCAAAATTTGTTTCGCAAATTGGGTTAAACGAATGGAAAACTGTTTTAACCTTCATGGAGAATATTTTGAGAAGATTGGATTacatttaattaaggaggttccgtttTACTgcaacctaatggtctattgtgtcccgcatcagagctattctctccataacgtgatctacagctcgctctccagttccagagttctaatgaactccagcatataattcctcacttctacaagtttcgtgcCCAAAGCAGATTTTAGGTTGgttagtgatggcgaggcattctgtCACCAGATGATCTGGAGGTTTTTTtttcctccccacagaatctgcactcgtcattttctgatAGTTCCATTCTCATAAGGTGTTTTCTACGGCGACAATGCTCTGTGagaaatccagtgaggaggtgtagtatatttttgagaagatccagatacttcttggatctcgcagtgtcaaagtttcgtagaaactttttggagtgatccaaactaGGAAAATtccaccagagtgtttctctttcagcttttttcttctcctgaaactcttttttgTAGATACCTTTGTAACGGTTCAATTTACACCATTTGATATTTCGGTTGGTACTACGCCCTCTGGAGtttgattgttgattcaactcggaatattccgtattaatttaaatttgaatttattatggaacagttatttccggataagtgaggtcgaatatcattaccgttgggaaatagtttatagtttctggatttcttgtttgttttcttctttGTCGGAAGTTTTgtttgacaactggtagatTCTGTGGTTATAGATTGTCAAAAtggaggttatcggcgatttgagatagtttttttgaaagagagtttttggaaagaaaatttgcctgattgaagaatatatgatctagaatcatccttattataggcgattatttcttcaatgtgGGTAATTCCCTGTAtggtttatggtattgtgaataattttgggaaatacgttttatacgtgattatgagaattttcttccacaaggcccatctctggtattgaattttactctgaagatctgagaggtatgaTATAATTCCTATGTCTTGTGTCATTATCTgagatttctattttattaggaTTCGCTTTCCGCCGATAAGTTCGAACACCTGTTGAACTTAcacgaagaatatcaagaagatccttttccctcgaacaacaactgagaggtataaattccgtttcattttgtgaacaatatcttatagtattttattagggtcctagtgcctggttggatttgtaatcctagtgcctggatatttttggcaatcctagtgcctgggtaacgttgagaatcctagtgcctgagtaacgttgagaatcctagtgcctggttacGTTCTGGAGTCTGGTATATGGTATGGTTTGAGGTTATGGTACTTATTTTCTGGTAGATGGTAAATTTCTGGTGCAGTTCTGGTGGATGGTATTTTCTGATAGATGGTACAGTTCGAGTACATAGTATATTGCTGGCATATGGTGTAGCTCGAGTAGATGGTATattctacgtatagagatctcaccgttagatttgctgtcaaccttcaatattgatcttgtatcaggtaaccggtgcttgcactggGTATTGTATTGAGATTTAGTTTTAGAAGTAACGATTTAGTGTACTGATGGTAAATCAGTCATTGGAATATAAGTTAACGgttttattattagttttctgtCCATTGAcagttatattgaaatatattgaatcaaGGTTGTTTGTTGCTTATTAGATACTGTGgaaattgtaaacagtttgcggtgaggtgcacttcactaactggccatttattttaacaactataatacttgtgtatcccttcaggatttgtaactggaatttattatcacTTTATTCAACCTgctattttataccagccagttattacaaccactgtatttgtatattccttcaggatctgtggtttaggtcaatcttcttgtttaCTTGGTTATTTGTCTTGTTTATTATCTGGTATATTTGGAGTTTGTTGAACTCCGTTTACGTTTAGTTTTGGTATTGAAGTTTTAGGTTTAGCCTAAGCCAAGTGTGGCTGAtataaatattctattttgaggATTAGTTTAGGCATATAGGttttaggaagcccttctggcgtttgttagtgttaggtaaagttttgggaagcccttctggctcttggcaactttgagaattctttttattttattgt
This window contains:
- the LOC123683440 gene encoding 15-hydroxyprostaglandin dehydrogenase [NAD(+)]-like isoform X2 yields the protein MFEIKGKVALVTGGASGIGLEIAKRLLEEGAEGVSIADINQEMGKKVCNELQKKFGTNKVIFLETDVSDKQSFEEAFFTTVETFNGIDILVNNAGILNDRNYEKEIDINFKGIVHGITLGIQKYILRYKTGSEGVILNTASIAGTQVYPVAPVYSAIKSAIVSLTMSFGDEIHYNRTKVRVVAVAPGLTTTNILPKFEMKSVCLDDEIGQIFEDQFHLHKIQPVEIVGENVMKIIKEKPSGTVWISEGGKDIVEYIPSIPTFKA
- the LOC123683440 gene encoding 15-hydroxyprostaglandin dehydrogenase [NAD(+)]-like isoform X3, producing the protein MFEIKGKVALVTGGASGIGLEIAKRLLEEGAKGVSIADINQEMGKKVCNELQKKFGTNKVIFLETDVSDKQSFEEAFFTTVETFNGIDILVNNAGILNDRNYEKEIDINFKGIVHGITLGIQKYILRYKTGSEGVILNTASIAGTQVYPVAPVYSAIKSAIVSLTMSFGDEIHYNRTKVRVVAVAPGLTTTNILPKFEMKSVCLDDEIGQIFEDQFHLHKIQPVEIVGENVMKIIKEKPSGTVWISEGGKDIVEYIPSIPTFKA